The following is a genomic window from Flavobacterium sp..
GCTATTTGTTATAGGATTAATGTTTTGTACGGCATCATTATAAGATTCATGAAATGAAACAATATCAGAAAGATTGGTTTTAACTAATTCTGAGTAATTTGAAAAGTCAAATAATCCTCTTGTTAATCCTAAATTACAACTAGTTAAATTTTCTAAGGGATTAAAAGTGGGTGCTACAGTTAGCTCAATTTCTATTTGGAAAGAGTTATTGGTTTCAATTAATTCGGGTCTAATTCCGCTTCCATTTCCAGTATCGTCAACCACAGCGGTTAATGTAAATGTTAAAGGAATTGTAGTAGGAATGGTTAATGTTATAGTTCCGTTTTCGCTTCCACCTATTGGAATTATACTTTGAGTATAAGTTGTAGTAATAGCTTGTGTTCCAATATAAAATGTTATTGGTGTATTTGCTTGTAATATTTCTGTACTGTTTAAGTTTGAAACGGTAAAATCAATTGTAACTTCTCTAGAATTACAAGTGGATGTTGGGTTTTCTAAAACTATGGTTGCATCGGGTAGTTGACTATTAAGTTTGGTAACAACAGTATTTAACATTACATAATCTTGTCCTGATTGAAGTGAAACTGTTGCAGAAGTTGTTCCAGGGACAATATAATTTTCAATAGAATAAACATCTAAATCCATATTGTATAGATTTGTAGCGTTTGTTTCGGTGTTGGTTCCGTTAAATGCGTTATTACTCGGATTTATGGGGTTACTTAATATGTTTGTAGTTCCATTGGCAGAAAAACTTAATCGTTCACTTACTTGAATAAAGCGATCACCTTCCCATGCAATAAATCCAATTTTTGCCCCAGTATTACTAATTAGATAAAGATTGTTTAATTGAATTGTCATGTTATCAATTAGTGGAGGAATTGCATTAGGATTTGGCGAAAGTGCCTCTAAACCTTGATAAATATTGATTTGATTCAACGTTAGGCTAGGGTTTTCATAAACCACTAAAATTGCCCAACCTGCAAATTGAGTAGCATTTGAAGCATAGGTTGAAACCAAACTATTAATGTCAAAATCTGATAGAGTGTACGTGCCATTACCCGTGGATTGTACAAAAGTTGTAATATCTTTAAACGCACTAAAGTATGTGAAGTTACTAAAAGTTCCATTTACAGTACTTAATTGATCAGGCGAAATATCTATGCCGTTTAATTTTATTTGTGTGTCTCCAGCACCACTTCCGGCCCAATACAAATATGCTCTTTCAATTCTATCATTTGATGATAAAGTAAGATTAGCAGAAGATTGGGTATATAAAAAGGTAGGAGAGAAATTAGTATTTTCAGATGGGTTTAATGTGTTTCCAATAAAAGTAAAATCATATCTTCCATTTATTTGCGTAAACAGAGATATATCCTGTGCTTTTATTAAAGTTGGAAAAAGAATTTCTAACAAAAAAATGAAGTAAAGTAATTTTTTCAACATATTGATTTTGTGAAAATTTGGTTCTAATTTACTATAATTTTTTTTAAAATCGCATTTTTAAAATCGTAACACCAAAAAAATTAGTAATTTTCCGCTTTAAAAACAAATTTTGAAAAAATATTGCATCCAAAAATATTGTTCAGATAATTATCATTTGTGGAATGAATTTGTAGCTCATGCAAAAAATGCTACCTTTTTGTTTCATAGAGATTTTATGGAATATCATAGCGATAGATTTCAAGATTTTTCGCTTCTAATTTTCGATGAAAAGAATACACTTAAAGCTATTTTACCTGCTAATAGAGTAGAAGATGTTTTGCATTCACATCAAGGATTGACTTACGGAGGATTGATTTTAAATCAAAACTCAAAAATGCAAGATGTAGTTGAAATGATGTATTCTTTATTGAAGTTTTTGAATGAAAATGCAATTTTATCTTTTAATTTAAAGCAATTACCAAATATTTATCACGAATCACCTTCTGATGAAATGGAATATTTGAGTTTTATATTAAACGCCAAATTATGTAGAAGAGATAGTTTGTCTGTTATTAATTTAGAAACTGATTTCGAATTTACAAGTAGTAGAGCAGAAGGAATAAAAAGAGGAACTGACTTAAAATTAGAATGGAAAGAAGAGCAAGATTTTACTTCTTTTTGGAATAAAATATTGATTCCTAATTTAGATCAAAAATTCAAGACAAAACCTGTTCATTCATTAAAAGAAATAACATTTTTAAAATCTAAATTTCCAAATAATATCAGACAATTTAATGTTTATAATCAAGGAAAAATTATTGCAGGAACTACCGTTTTTGAAAGTGATTTTGTGGCACATTCACAATATATTTCGGCAGATGATTCAAAAAACACCACAGGTAGTTTAGATTTTTTACACAACAGATTAATAACTTATACGTTTCGTAATAAAAAGTATTTTGATTTTGGAATTTCCAATGAGAATCAAGGACAAAATATCAATCAAGGATTGTTGTTTTGGAAAGAAGGTTTTGGAGCAAGAACAATAGTTCAAAATTTCTATGAAATTGAAACTAAAAATTATCCACTTTTAGAAAACGTTTTAATATGATACATTTCCTTAGTTTAAAAAAAATAAACCAATCTTTTGAAATTGCTTTTCAAGACAAAATGAAGCAATTTTTAGAAGGTGGCTTGTACATTTTAGGAAATGAAGTAAAACAGTTCGAAGCTAATTTTGCAACTTATTGTGGAACCAAGCACTGCATAGGTGTAGGGAATGGTTTAGATGCTTTAGTGCTGATTTTTAAAGCGTACATTCATTTAGGAAAACTGCAAAAAGGCGATGAAGTTATTGTACCAGCAAATACTTATATTGCAAGTATTATAGCTATTTTACAAGCTGATTTAGTTCCTGTTTTGGTTGAGCCAAAATTAGATTCATATACTATTAATCCTGATGAAATTGAAGATAAAATAACTTCTAAAACTAAAGCTATTTTACCAGTTCATCTTTACGGGCAATTATGCGAAATGAAAGCTATTAATGAAATTGCTAAAAAGCATAATTTATTGGTTATTGAAGACGCAGCTCAAGCTCATGGTGCAGAATGGAATGGAATTAAAGCTGGAAATTTTGGAGATGCAGCTGGATTTAGTTTTTATCCAGGTAAAAATTTAGGTGCTTTAGGCGATGCGGGTGCCATTACAACAAACGATGATGAATTAGCTGAAGTTTTATTTTCTTTAAGAAATTATGGTTCTAAAGTAAAATATGAAAATGAAATTTTAGGAGTAAATTCAAGATTAGATGAATTACAAGCGGCTTTCTTAAATATCAAATTAAAACAGCTGGATTCGGAAAATGATTTTAGAAGAAATTTAGCAAAACGGTATCTTTCAGAAATTAAAAATGATAAGTTGATTTTACCAACCTACGATTTTTTTAAAAATCATGTATTTCATTTATTTGTCATTCGAACTTCCAATCGATTAGGATTACAACATTTTTTAAAAGATAACGGAATTGAGACCATGATTCATTATCCAATTCCACCACACAAACAAAAAGCTTTATCAGATTGGAACAATTTATCGTTTCAAATCACTGAAAAAATCCATGATGAAGTTTTGAGTATTCCGCTGAATTCGAGTGTAAGTAAAACTGAAGTTGATTATATAATTTTTAAACTCAATTCATATAATGAATAAATTAATTGATAAACTTTATTCAAAAGAATTATATAAAATTTTTTCAGTAAGTGGTGTTAGAATTTTAATTCAATTAATTGTCGGGTTTTTATCTACTAAAGCCATTGCATTTTTTGTAGGAATTGCAGGAATGGGTGTAATTGGTTTAGTAAAAACATTTGCCTCTTTTTTTAATAATTTTCTTTTATTAGGAACCCAAAATGGAATAGTTACAAGTTTAGCTTCTAAAAGGAAAATAAAGAATGAAGAAATATTTATAGTTAGTTTGTTCTGGCTATTTTTATTTTTGTCTACTTTTATTTCAATTATTTTTTTTATTTTTTTTGAGAAAATAAATAAATACTTTTTTGTAAACCAAATTCAAAGTGATTGGATACTTTTTTTATTTGTTATTAGTATTCCATTTCAAGCTATATCACTTCTATTTAATGCTGTTTTAAACGGAAAAAGTGAATATAAAAATGTTGCTTCTATCGGAATGATTACAAATGTACTCACATTAATTGTTTCTGTTTTTTTAATGCTTATATACAACCTTCAAGGAGCAATTATTGGTTTATTATTTACTTCAATAATAATGTTTGTAATTTCTTCCTATTTTTTTTTAAAAATATATTCTGTTACAATTTTCTTTCAACCTTTTCAGTTTGTAAAACAAGAAATTCAACCTTTATTAAACTATAGCTTAATGTCATTAGTTTCAATTATTATGTCATTTGCTTTTTCTTATTATATGCGAATAACGATAATTGATAAATTTTCATTAGAATATGCAGGATATTATGAAGCAGTATTAAGAATTTCAGGGTTCTATATGATTTTTATAAATACTTTTGTATCTTTTTATTATTTACCAGAATTAGCAAAATGCAGTTCGAAAGTTGAAGTTATGTTGTTAACTAAAGAGTATTATAAAAAAATATTTCCTCTTTTTGTAATTGGTTTAGTTATTCTTTTATTAGGTGTAGATTTTTTTGTACCATTCTTTTTTAATAAAAGTTTTTTGGTAATTACGCCATTTGTCAAGTATCAAGTTGTTTTAGACATAATTAAATCTATATGTTTAATTTTAGGTATTCGTTTTTTTGCTTTTGGAAAAACAAAAGGATTTTTATTAACTGAAATT
Proteins encoded in this region:
- a CDS encoding gliding motility-associated C-terminal domain-containing protein, which gives rise to MLKKLLYFIFLLEILFPTLIKAQDISLFTQINGRYDFTFIGNTLNPSENTNFSPTFLYTQSSANLTLSSNDRIERAYLYWAGSGAGDTQIKLNGIDISPDQLSTVNGTFSNFTYFSAFKDITTFVQSTGNGTYTLSDFDINSLVSTYASNATQFAGWAILVVYENPSLTLNQINIYQGLEALSPNPNAIPPLIDNMTIQLNNLYLISNTGAKIGFIAWEGDRFIQVSERLSFSANGTTNILSNPINPSNNAFNGTNTETNATNLYNMDLDVYSIENYIVPGTTSATVSLQSGQDYVMLNTVVTKLNSQLPDATIVLENPTSTCNSREVTIDFTVSNLNSTEILQANTPITFYIGTQAITTTYTQSIIPIGGSENGTITLTIPTTIPLTFTLTAVVDDTGNGSGIRPELIETNNSFQIEIELTVAPTFNPLENLTSCNLGLTRGLFDFSNYSELVKTNLSDIVSFHESYNDAVQNINPITNSSNYEAITTPKEIFIRIDNSCFSITSFLLLTENCPPIVYNAVSPNNDTTNDTFFIDGLRDVFVNFELLIYNRWGKHLWTGNNNKPDWDGYIQDGVSSTIAPDGTYYYILYLNDPNYPEPLTGYLYINK
- a CDS encoding GNAT family N-acetyltransferase, translating into MKKYCIQKYCSDNYHLWNEFVAHAKNATFLFHRDFMEYHSDRFQDFSLLIFDEKNTLKAILPANRVEDVLHSHQGLTYGGLILNQNSKMQDVVEMMYSLLKFLNENAILSFNLKQLPNIYHESPSDEMEYLSFILNAKLCRRDSLSVINLETDFEFTSSRAEGIKRGTDLKLEWKEEQDFTSFWNKILIPNLDQKFKTKPVHSLKEITFLKSKFPNNIRQFNVYNQGKIIAGTTVFESDFVAHSQYISADDSKNTTGSLDFLHNRLITYTFRNKKYFDFGISNENQGQNINQGLLFWKEGFGARTIVQNFYEIETKNYPLLENVLI
- a CDS encoding DegT/DnrJ/EryC1/StrS family aminotransferase — encoded protein: MIHFLSLKKINQSFEIAFQDKMKQFLEGGLYILGNEVKQFEANFATYCGTKHCIGVGNGLDALVLIFKAYIHLGKLQKGDEVIVPANTYIASIIAILQADLVPVLVEPKLDSYTINPDEIEDKITSKTKAILPVHLYGQLCEMKAINEIAKKHNLLVIEDAAQAHGAEWNGIKAGNFGDAAGFSFYPGKNLGALGDAGAITTNDDELAEVLFSLRNYGSKVKYENEILGVNSRLDELQAAFLNIKLKQLDSENDFRRNLAKRYLSEIKNDKLILPTYDFFKNHVFHLFVIRTSNRLGLQHFLKDNGIETMIHYPIPPHKQKALSDWNNLSFQITEKIHDEVLSIPLNSSVSKTEVDYIIFKLNSYNE
- a CDS encoding oligosaccharide flippase family protein produces the protein MNKLIDKLYSKELYKIFSVSGVRILIQLIVGFLSTKAIAFFVGIAGMGVIGLVKTFASFFNNFLLLGTQNGIVTSLASKRKIKNEEIFIVSLFWLFLFLSTFISIIFFIFFEKINKYFFVNQIQSDWILFLFVISIPFQAISLLFNAVLNGKSEYKNVASIGMITNVLTLIVSVFLMLIYNLQGAIIGLLFTSIIMFVISSYFFLKIYSVTIFFQPFQFVKQEIQPLLNYSLMSLVSIIMSFAFSYYMRITIIDKFSLEYAGYYEAVLRISGFYMIFINTFVSFYYLPELAKCSSKVEVMLLTKEYYKKIFPLFVIGLVILLLGVDFFVPFFFNKSFLVITPFVKYQVVLDIIKSICLILGIRFFAFGKTKGFLLTEIFSFTINFILFVIAMHFFDFRGVWYSQIASSFLYFIILVVFFKMYFKKNKLF